CGCCATCAACAACCTTCGCAAGTGGGGCGTCTTCGTCTCGGTCGAGGTCCTGGTGGAGTACGACGAGGGCGGCGTCGGTCTCACCTTCGAGCTCGTCGAGGGCTACCTGATCAAGGACGTCACGATCCGCGGCAACTACCCGCTGCTCGAGGGCAAGGTCCGCCGCACCCTCTTCCTCATCCCGGGCCAGATCTACGACAAGGCCAAGCTTCCCGAGCAGCTCGACCGCCTCGATCGCCTCTACGAACAAGAGGGGTACTTCGACACCACGGTCCTGGCCATCGAGGACTACGACGAGGAGCACCGCGAGGTGACGATCACGATCAAGATCGAGAAGGGCAAGACCTACCGCCTGCGCGATAAGGAAGTCACGGGCAACACCGCCCTCAACCCCAAGCGGATCAGCACGATCATCTTCACCTACAGCCACTACAAGCCCCGCCAGATCAAGAAGGACCTGGCCAAGATCAAGGGCCTCTACCGCGACAAGGGCTTCGTCCGCGCCCGCGTCCGCCTCGAAGGGGAGACCTACGATTACGACGCCCGCAAGGTCGACATCCAGGTGGCGATCCGCCAGGGCAAGCGCGTCTTCGTCTCCTTCGAGGGCAACGACCACTATTTCGACAAGGTGCTGCGCAAGCATATCACCATCTACGAGGACGGCGATTTCGACGACTTCGAGATCGAGGCCTCACGGGCCAAGCTGGCGCGCTTCTACAAAGAGCGCGGCTACGAGGAGGTCAAGGTCGAGGCAAGCCGCGAGAAGGTCGACGACGAAAACTACCTCGTCACCTTCCGCATCATCGAGGGCCCGCAGCGCCGGGTGGGCGAGATCGAATTCGTCGGCAACCGCGGGGTCAAGAGTTCGAAGCTCAAGGAAACGATCCAGACCAAGGCGACGGGCCTCGGCGAGCCCGGCTACTACCTCCCCGAGCTCTTCCAAGAGGACCTGAAGCAGATCGAGAGCTATTACCAACGGGAGGGCTGGCTCGACGCCAAGGTGGCCAAGTGGGAGCGCAACTTCAACCTGGTCGGCGACCGGGTGCTGCTGACCGTCGACATCGACGAGCAGGCCCGCGCCCGCGTCGAGAACCTGCACATCGAGGGCCTGCCCGAAGAGGTCAAGCTGGAGGTCTGGGAAAAACTCGCCTGCCGGCCCGGCGAGCCCTACAGCCCGCTGCGCTTCGACGAGGACGTGCAGTTCGTCCTGCTGACCCTCTCCAACCACGGCTTTCCCTATGCGCGAATCGACAAGCGGGCCGACAAGGTCCGGGAGAATCTTTGGGACCTGCGCATGGGCGTGGACTTGGGCACCCACGTCACCATCGGGCGCATCCTCTTCGTCGGCAACTCGCTGACCAAGGAAAGGACCATCCGAAAGAACCTGCGCTTCAAGGAAGGCGCGGAGTTCTCCGCCAAGGACATCCTGCAGTCGCAGCTCAACCTGCGGCGCCTTGGCGCCTTCGACGGCGTGAACATCGAGACCCTGGGCCTGGCGAACCGGGAGCCCGTCGTCCACACCGTCATCCGCCTGCAGGAGCGCAAGACGAAGATCATCGACCTGGAGGCCGGCTACAACACCGACACCGGCTTCAGCGGGAAGATCGTCTTCAACAAGCTGAACATGTGGGGCTCGGGCAAGAACGGCAACATCAAGCTGCAGGGCGGCCAGGAGGTCTCGCGCTTCGAGATCAACTACATCGACCCGCGGGTCCGCGGCACCTCGGTGCAGCTGCTGGTCGGCGCCTTCGCGGGCGTCAACCGCCGGCCCTTCTTCGAGGACTTCGAAACCGGCGCCTTCTCGACCCTGTTCAAGGACTTCGGGCCCTACTTGAGCGCCTATGGCCGCCTGGACTTCGAGTACGTCGACTTCAACGAGAGCAAGACCCTCATCGACGAGCTGGAGCCCCGGGAAAGCGCCGACGACCACACGCGCTTCGAGACCACCTTGGGCGTCACCTACGACCGCCGCGACAGCTACGGCGACCCGCGCAAGGGCTACTACCTCAACGGCGCCGTCACCATGACCCACCAGTTCATCCAGCTTTCCGGGAACTACCTGACCACCAAGGCCAACCTGGGCCATTGGTACAGCCCCTTCTCCCGCGTCACCATCGCGAACGCGCTGCGCGTGGCCAAGATCTTCCCCTTCCCGGGCGACACCTTCATCACCGCCGACGAGCGGCTTTACCTGGGCGGCGACGACACGGTGCGGGGCTTCTCGCAGGATTCCCTGCTGCCCACCGGCGGCACCTTCTCGCTGGTGCACAATTTCGAGCTGCAGATCCGCGCCTTCGGGAATTTCCAGGTGGTGGGCTTCCT
The sequence above is a segment of the Deltaproteobacteria bacterium PRO3 genome. Coding sequences within it:
- the bamA gene encoding outer membrane protein assembly factor BamA; protein product: MRPDPLKILALLAALLAPFGAAAQAPLPSPSPTPAAEAPAYAPDPDEVMGAVLKIGFQGLNVYREEVARDVVGLELGEVLTREKLENAINNLRKWGVFVSVEVLVEYDEGGVGLTFELVEGYLIKDVTIRGNYPLLEGKVRRTLFLIPGQIYDKAKLPEQLDRLDRLYEQEGYFDTTVLAIEDYDEEHREVTITIKIEKGKTYRLRDKEVTGNTALNPKRISTIIFTYSHYKPRQIKKDLAKIKGLYRDKGFVRARVRLEGETYDYDARKVDIQVAIRQGKRVFVSFEGNDHYFDKVLRKHITIYEDGDFDDFEIEASRAKLARFYKERGYEEVKVEASREKVDDENYLVTFRIIEGPQRRVGEIEFVGNRGVKSSKLKETIQTKATGLGEPGYYLPELFQEDLKQIESYYQREGWLDAKVAKWERNFNLVGDRVLLTVDIDEQARARVENLHIEGLPEEVKLEVWEKLACRPGEPYSPLRFDEDVQFVLLTLSNHGFPYARIDKRADKVRENLWDLRMGVDLGTHVTIGRILFVGNSLTKERTIRKNLRFKEGAEFSAKDILQSQLNLRRLGAFDGVNIETLGLANREPVVHTVIRLQERKTKIIDLEAGYNTDTGFSGKIVFNKLNMWGSGKNGNIKLQGGQEVSRFEINYIDPRVRGTSVQLLVGAFAGVNRRPFFEDFETGAFSTLFKDFGPYLSAYGRLDFEYVDFNESKTLIDELEPRESADDHTRFETTLGVTYDRRDSYGDPRKGYYLNGAVTMTHQFIQLSGNYLTTKANLGHWYSPFSRVTIANALRVAKIFPFPGDTFITADERLYLGGDDTVRGFSQDSLLPTGGTFSLVHNFELQIRAFGNFQVVGFLDTGIVIPDMSDFNLFNLRHSAGPGVRYVTPVGPIRVDYGFILDRHPGDGVGRLHFTFGYFF